The following proteins are co-located in the Gorilla gorilla gorilla isolate KB3781 chromosome 18, NHGRI_mGorGor1-v2.1_pri, whole genome shotgun sequence genome:
- the TFAP4 gene encoding transcription factor AP-4 isoform X1, which translates to MEYFMVPTQKVPSLQHFRKTEKEVIGGLCSLANIPLTPETQRDQERRIRREIANSNERRRMQSINAGFQSLKTLIPHTDGEKLSKAAILQQTAEYIFSLEQEKTRLLQQNTQLKRFIQELSGSSPKRRRAEDKDEGIGSPDIWEDEKAEDLRREMIELRQQLDKERSVRMMLEEQVRSLEAHMYPEKLKVIAQQVQLQQQQEQVRLLHQEKLEREQQHLRTQLLPPPAPTHHPTVIVPAPPPPPSHHINVVTMGPSSVINSVSTSRQNLDTIVQAIQHIEGTQEKQELEEEQRRAVIVKPVRSCPEAPTSDTASDSEASDSDAMDQSREEPSGDGELP; encoded by the exons CCTTGCCAACATTCCACTAACCCCCGAGACTCAGCGGGACCAGGAGCGGCGGATTCGGCGGGAGATCGCCAACAGCAACGAGCGGAGACGCATGCAGAGCATCAACGCGGGATTCCAGTCCCTCAAGACCCTCATCCCCCACACAGATGGAGAGAAGCTCAGCAAG GCAGCCATTCTCCAGCAGACAGCCGAGTACATCTTCTCCCTGGAGCAGGAGAAGACCAGGCTCTTGCAGCAGAACACACAGCTCAAGCGCTTCATCCAG GAGCTGAGCGGCTCGTCCCCCAAGCGACGGCGGGCAGAGGACAAGGACGAAGGCATAGGCTCCCCAGACATCTGGGAGGACGAGAAGGCGGAGGACCTGCGGCGGGAGATGATTGAGCTGCGGCAGCAGCTGGACAAGGAGCGCTCGGTGCGCATGATGCTGGAGGAGCAG GTGCGCTCGCTGGAGGCCCACATGTACCCGGAAAAGCTCAAGGTGATTGCGCAGCAGGTGCAGCTACAGCAGCAGCAGGAACAGGTGAGGCTGCTGCACCAGGAGAAGCTGGAGCGGGAACAGCAGCACCTGCGGACCCAG CTTCTGCCCCCTCCggcccccacccaccaccccacAGTGATCGTGCCAGCaccgcctcctcctccctcccaccacatCAATGTCGTCACCATGGGCCCCTCCTCGGTCATCAACTCTGTTTCCACATCCCGGCAAAATCTGGACACCATCGTGCAG GCAATCCAGCACATCGAGGGCACCCAGGAAaagcaggagctggaggaggagcagCGGCGAGCTGTCATCGTGAAGCCTGTCCGCAGCTGCCCGGAGGCCCCCACCTCTGACACCGCCTCTGACTCCGAGGCCTCAGACAGTGATGCCATGGACCAGAGCCGGGAGGAGCCGTCGGGGGACGGGGAGCTTCCCTGA
- the TFAP4 gene encoding transcription factor AP-4 isoform X2 has product MHSIKGLCRRVLPGQFSLANIPLTPETQRDQERRIRREIANSNERRRMQSINAGFQSLKTLIPHTDGEKLSKAAILQQTAEYIFSLEQEKTRLLQQNTQLKRFIQELSGSSPKRRRAEDKDEGIGSPDIWEDEKAEDLRREMIELRQQLDKERSVRMMLEEQVRSLEAHMYPEKLKVIAQQVQLQQQQEQVRLLHQEKLEREQQHLRTQLLPPPAPTHHPTVIVPAPPPPPSHHINVVTMGPSSVINSVSTSRQNLDTIVQAIQHIEGTQEKQELEEEQRRAVIVKPVRSCPEAPTSDTASDSEASDSDAMDQSREEPSGDGELP; this is encoded by the exons CCTTGCCAACATTCCACTAACCCCCGAGACTCAGCGGGACCAGGAGCGGCGGATTCGGCGGGAGATCGCCAACAGCAACGAGCGGAGACGCATGCAGAGCATCAACGCGGGATTCCAGTCCCTCAAGACCCTCATCCCCCACACAGATGGAGAGAAGCTCAGCAAG GCAGCCATTCTCCAGCAGACAGCCGAGTACATCTTCTCCCTGGAGCAGGAGAAGACCAGGCTCTTGCAGCAGAACACACAGCTCAAGCGCTTCATCCAG GAGCTGAGCGGCTCGTCCCCCAAGCGACGGCGGGCAGAGGACAAGGACGAAGGCATAGGCTCCCCAGACATCTGGGAGGACGAGAAGGCGGAGGACCTGCGGCGGGAGATGATTGAGCTGCGGCAGCAGCTGGACAAGGAGCGCTCGGTGCGCATGATGCTGGAGGAGCAG GTGCGCTCGCTGGAGGCCCACATGTACCCGGAAAAGCTCAAGGTGATTGCGCAGCAGGTGCAGCTACAGCAGCAGCAGGAACAGGTGAGGCTGCTGCACCAGGAGAAGCTGGAGCGGGAACAGCAGCACCTGCGGACCCAG CTTCTGCCCCCTCCggcccccacccaccaccccacAGTGATCGTGCCAGCaccgcctcctcctccctcccaccacatCAATGTCGTCACCATGGGCCCCTCCTCGGTCATCAACTCTGTTTCCACATCCCGGCAAAATCTGGACACCATCGTGCAG GCAATCCAGCACATCGAGGGCACCCAGGAAaagcaggagctggaggaggagcagCGGCGAGCTGTCATCGTGAAGCCTGTCCGCAGCTGCCCGGAGGCCCCCACCTCTGACACCGCCTCTGACTCCGAGGCCTCAGACAGTGATGCCATGGACCAGAGCCGGGAGGAGCCGTCGGGGGACGGGGAGCTTCCCTGA